One window of Acropora palmata chromosome 1, jaAcrPala1.3, whole genome shotgun sequence genomic DNA carries:
- the LOC141894139 gene encoding uncharacterized protein LOC141894139: MAENKRNRKPNFTAAECSVIFEEAEQNIEIIKSKFTSTLTNKNNTKVWEDITAKVNSLGVCLRSVSEVKEKWRGMVGAAKKEFSKFRASQRKTGGGEKPASPKTSSKKIIEIFGDDPSFSGIQGGLESAVPVSVLDTPSLGLTEQEISGAEAGERDVSVTAEIALPPTCLAQLQVPIIADGNSSQQNPSLSSSHQ; the protein is encoded by the exons ATGGCTGAAAATAAGAGAAACCGGAAACCGAACTTTACGGCTGCTGAATGCTCGGTAATCTTTGAAGAAGCGgaacaaaacattgaaataatCAAAAGTAAATTCACCTCCACACTAacgaacaaaaacaacacaaaagtGTGGGAGGATATCACGGCAAAAGTAAATTCCTTGGGTGTCTGCTTACGAAGTGTTAGCGAAGTCAAGGAGAAATGGCGAGGGATGGTCGGTGCTGccaaaaaagaattttcaaaGTTCCGAGCTTCGCAAAGAAAAACCGGTGGAGGAGAGAAGCCAGCTTCCCCAAAAACTTCCTCGAAAAAGATAATTGAAATTTTCGGAGATGACCCCTCATTTTCTGGGATTCAGGGCGGTCTCGAATCAG CAGTACCAGTCAGTGTGCTGGACACACCAAGTTTGGGCTTAACAGAGCAAGAGATCAGTGGGGCTGAAGCAGGGGAGCGTGATGTGAGTGTGACTGCGGAGATAGCATTGCCACCAACATGCCTGGCCCAATTGCAAGTACCAATTATTGCTGATGGCAATTCTTCCCAGCAGAACCCCTCACTATCCAGCTCCCATCAATAA